A region of Streptomyces sp. NBC_01788 DNA encodes the following proteins:
- a CDS encoding AMP-binding protein, translating into MDTVDSGRGGTARPTASAHVDTFARDHLPPPDQWPELRFDLPELRYPDRLNCAAELLDRTDAGRPVFRTAAGETWTYGDLRARVDRIAHVLTGDLGVVPGNRVLLRGPTTPWLAACWLAVLKAGAVAVTVLAQQRPHELSTICEIARVRHALCDIRAVDDLAKAGIPGLVVTTYGGEGPDDLLRRAVPGTPYPAVDTAADDVALIAFTSGTTGRPKGCVHFHRDVLAVADTFSRHVLGPRADDVFAGSPPLGFTFGLGGLVVFPMRAGACALLLEQAHPRQLLPAIAEHRVSVLFTAPTAYRAMLDELGAYDVSSLRRCVSAGENLPAATWHAWHERTGVRIVNGIGATELLHIFISAADEDIRPGTTGFPVPGWHARVQDAHGEPVPDGVPGLLAVQGPVGCRYLADPRQRVYVRDGWNVTGDTYVREPDGYFRYVARADDMIISAGYNIAGPEVEDALLRHPDVVETAVVGRPDEDRGQVVVAYAVLRQGARRDAEALRAYLKSELAPYKCPREIVFLDALPRTATGKLQRFRLRADGGRR; encoded by the coding sequence ATGGACACCGTGGACTCCGGCAGGGGCGGCACCGCGCGGCCGACGGCCTCCGCGCACGTGGACACCTTCGCGCGCGACCACCTGCCGCCCCCGGACCAGTGGCCCGAACTCCGCTTCGACCTCCCGGAGCTGCGCTACCCGGACCGGCTCAACTGCGCCGCCGAGCTGCTGGACCGCACCGACGCCGGGCGCCCGGTGTTCCGTACCGCCGCCGGGGAGACGTGGACCTACGGCGACCTGCGCGCCCGCGTCGACCGCATCGCGCACGTGCTGACCGGCGACCTCGGTGTGGTCCCCGGCAACCGGGTGCTGCTGCGCGGCCCCACCACCCCCTGGCTGGCGGCCTGCTGGCTGGCCGTGCTCAAGGCGGGCGCGGTCGCCGTCACCGTGCTGGCCCAGCAGCGCCCGCACGAGCTGAGCACGATCTGCGAGATCGCCCGGGTCCGGCACGCGCTGTGCGACATCCGGGCCGTGGACGACCTGGCCAAGGCGGGGATACCGGGTCTCGTCGTCACGACCTACGGCGGCGAAGGCCCCGACGACCTGCTGCGCCGTGCGGTGCCCGGCACGCCGTACCCGGCCGTGGACACCGCCGCCGACGACGTCGCGCTCATCGCGTTCACCTCGGGCACCACCGGGCGGCCCAAGGGCTGCGTGCACTTCCACCGGGACGTGCTGGCCGTCGCGGACACCTTCTCCCGCCATGTGCTCGGACCGCGCGCGGACGACGTGTTCGCGGGCAGTCCCCCGCTCGGTTTCACCTTCGGGCTCGGCGGGCTCGTGGTCTTCCCGATGCGGGCCGGCGCCTGTGCGCTCCTGCTCGAACAGGCCCACCCGCGGCAGCTGTTGCCCGCGATCGCCGAGCACCGGGTGTCCGTGCTGTTCACCGCCCCCACCGCCTACCGCGCGATGCTCGACGAACTCGGCGCGTACGACGTCTCCTCGCTGCGGCGCTGCGTGTCCGCCGGGGAGAACCTGCCCGCGGCCACCTGGCACGCCTGGCACGAGCGGACCGGAGTGCGCATCGTCAACGGCATCGGCGCCACCGAGCTGCTGCACATCTTCATCTCGGCGGCGGACGAGGACATCCGGCCCGGCACGACCGGGTTTCCCGTACCGGGGTGGCACGCGCGCGTGCAGGACGCGCACGGTGAGCCTGTGCCGGACGGGGTCCCGGGGCTGCTCGCCGTCCAGGGTCCGGTCGGCTGCCGCTACCTCGCCGATCCCCGGCAGCGCGTGTACGTGCGGGACGGCTGGAACGTCACCGGCGACACCTACGTCCGCGAGCCCGACGGCTACTTCCGCTACGTCGCCCGCGCCGACGACATGATCATCTCGGCCGGGTACAACATCGCCGGTCCGGAGGTCGAGGACGCGCTGCTGCGCCACCCGGACGTGGTGGAGACGGCGGTCGTCGGGCGGCCGGACGAGGACCGCGGGCAGGTCGTGGTCGCCTACGCCGTCCTGCGGCAGGGCGCTCGGCGGGACGCGGAGGCGCTGCGCGCGTACCTCAAGTCGGAGCTGGCTCCGTACAAGTGCCCGCGCGAGATCGTCTTCCTGGACGCGCTGCCGCGCACGGCCACCGGGAAGCTCCAGCGGTTCCGGCTGCGCGCCGACGGCGGCCGCCGGTGA
- a CDS encoding acyl-CoA dehydrogenase family protein: protein MPAFSLEPEQAAWCAELRTLAAERLRPLAEKGEPGHVNRALLAELGRLGLLERLFTSGALDLCLMRESLAHACTEAETALALQGLGAHPVHAHGTHAQRAHWLPRATDGSAVAAFALSEPGAGSDAAALALAARPDGPARWRLTGEKCWISNAPEADFYTVFARTTPDAGSRGVTAFLVPADRPGLTGTALEMLSPHPIGALHFDGVPVTSEDVIGERDRGFRVAMGTLNLFRPSVGAFAVGMAQAALDATLVHTARRDAFGGKLRDLQTVAHQVAEMALRTEAARLMVYAAATAYDEGAPGVPGRAAMAKLLATETAQHVVDTAVQLHGARALHRGHLLEHLYREVRAPRVYEGASEVQRGIIAKELYAGLDERGEGR, encoded by the coding sequence ATGCCCGCATTCTCACTCGAACCGGAACAGGCTGCCTGGTGCGCCGAGTTGCGCACCCTGGCGGCTGAACGGCTGCGCCCGCTCGCCGAGAAGGGCGAGCCGGGCCACGTCAACCGCGCGCTCCTCGCCGAACTGGGCCGACTCGGCCTGCTGGAGCGCCTGTTCACCTCCGGCGCCCTCGATCTGTGCCTGATGCGCGAGTCCCTGGCCCACGCCTGCACCGAGGCCGAGACCGCCCTCGCCCTCCAAGGCCTCGGCGCCCACCCCGTCCATGCCCACGGCACCCACGCACAGCGCGCCCACTGGCTGCCGAGGGCGACGGACGGCAGCGCGGTCGCCGCCTTCGCCCTGAGCGAGCCGGGCGCGGGCTCGGACGCGGCGGCACTGGCGCTGGCGGCCCGTCCGGACGGCCCCGCCCGCTGGCGGCTCACCGGCGAGAAGTGCTGGATCTCCAACGCCCCCGAGGCCGACTTCTACACCGTCTTCGCCCGTACGACACCGGACGCGGGCTCCCGCGGCGTGACCGCGTTCCTGGTGCCCGCCGACCGCCCCGGCCTCACCGGCACCGCGCTGGAGATGCTGTCGCCGCACCCCATCGGCGCGCTCCACTTCGACGGCGTTCCCGTCACGTCCGAGGACGTGATCGGCGAGAGGGACCGCGGCTTCCGGGTGGCCATGGGCACGCTCAACCTGTTCCGCCCCAGCGTCGGCGCCTTCGCCGTGGGCATGGCTCAGGCGGCGCTGGACGCCACCCTCGTCCACACCGCCCGCCGGGACGCCTTCGGCGGCAAGCTGAGGGACCTCCAGACGGTCGCCCACCAGGTCGCCGAGATGGCCCTGCGCACGGAGGCGGCCCGCCTGATGGTGTACGCGGCGGCGACGGCGTACGACGAGGGCGCCCCCGGCGTCCCCGGCCGCGCCGCCATGGCGAAGCTCCTCGCCACCGAGACCGCGCAGCACGTCGTCGACACCGCCGTCCAACTCCACGGCGCCCGCGCCCTGCACCGCGGCCACCTGCTGGAACACCTCTACAGGGAGGTGCGCGCCCCCCGGGTGTACGAGGGGGCGAGCGAGGTACAGCGGGGAATCATCGCGAAGGAGCTGTACGCGGGGCTGGATGAGCGCGGGGAGGGCCGGTGA
- a CDS encoding RidA family protein encodes MTADRVNPPVLSPPTGFSHAVVATGSRLVFLAGQTSLDADGKVVGETLPEQFERALTNLLTALAAAGGTASDLARVTVYTTDVAAYRARAAELGRIWRRLAGRDYPAMAVVGIVRLWDERALVELDGFAVLGEG; translated from the coding sequence GTGACCGCCGACCGTGTGAACCCTCCCGTCCTGTCCCCGCCCACCGGCTTCTCGCACGCGGTGGTCGCCACCGGCTCACGGCTGGTGTTCCTGGCGGGCCAGACGTCGCTGGACGCCGACGGCAAGGTGGTCGGAGAGACCCTGCCCGAGCAGTTCGAGCGGGCGCTGACCAACCTGCTGACCGCGCTGGCGGCGGCCGGCGGCACCGCGTCGGACCTGGCCAGGGTCACGGTGTACACCACGGACGTCGCCGCCTACCGAGCCCGCGCCGCCGAACTCGGCCGCATATGGCGCCGGTTGGCGGGCCGCGACTACCCCGCGATGGCCGTGGTCGGGATCGTACGGCTGTGGGACGAGCGCGCCCTGGTGGAACTCGACGGCTTCGCGGTACTGGGCGAGGGCTGA
- a CDS encoding DUF6299 family protein, protein MPLRPVLGALGAAAAAVLTLGTPATAAPDANLTIDQTARLSADGTVTVYGTYRCFDANGLVFVGAAISQDPSATRYGIGGTRAVCDGAYHRWHNSGTVTPNRLTPGPARVEAALVELRSHSGLPLPDVHAARHRDVVLVAD, encoded by the coding sequence ATGCCCCTGCGTCCCGTACTCGGAGCCCTGGGCGCGGCGGCGGCCGCCGTGCTCACGCTGGGCACACCCGCGACGGCCGCTCCGGACGCCAACCTGACCATCGACCAGACGGCCCGCCTGTCGGCGGACGGCACCGTGACCGTCTACGGCACCTACCGCTGCTTCGACGCGAACGGCCTGGTCTTCGTCGGCGCCGCCATCAGCCAGGACCCGTCGGCCACCCGTTACGGCATCGGCGGCACGCGTGCCGTGTGCGACGGCGCCTACCACCGCTGGCACAACTCCGGCACGGTGACGCCGAACCGGCTCACCCCCGGCCCGGCCCGCGTCGAGGCCGCCCTCGTCGAACTCCGCTCCCACAGCGGCCTGCCCCTGCCCGACGTCCACGCCGCACGCCATCGGGACGTGGTACTGGTCGCAGACTGA
- a CDS encoding cupin domain-containing protein has protein sequence MTQQDSTRPESGPGTTPREPRAAREDRLATATQNDGIAVWRPSELRPLNAATGGMRSRWIIPPVDGGSEYSVSEWSLTRAGWSDRHPHDELNYVIEGELHIESGGTTVVLRPGDAALVAKGETGRYWAPEYARMFAVYGSNPEGENSDYLAYWDITEAVGN, from the coding sequence GTGACCCAGCAAGACAGCACGCGGCCGGAGAGCGGCCCGGGAACCACACCGCGCGAACCCCGTGCGGCCCGCGAGGACCGGCTGGCCACCGCGACGCAGAACGACGGCATCGCGGTCTGGCGGCCGAGCGAACTGCGTCCCCTCAACGCGGCGACAGGAGGGATGCGCAGCCGCTGGATCATCCCGCCGGTCGACGGCGGCAGCGAGTACTCGGTCTCCGAGTGGAGCCTGACCCGGGCGGGCTGGTCCGACCGCCACCCGCACGACGAGCTCAACTACGTCATCGAAGGCGAGCTGCACATCGAGAGCGGCGGGACGACAGTGGTCCTGCGTCCCGGTGACGCGGCGCTGGTCGCCAAGGGCGAGACCGGTCGGTACTGGGCACCGGAGTACGCCCGCATGTTCGCCGTCTACGGTTCCAACCCCGAAGGGGAGAACTCGGACTACCTCGCCTACTGGGACATCACGGAGGCCGTCGGCAACTGA
- a CDS encoding aminobutyraldehyde dehydrogenase, with the protein MSEKQHLRNFVGGAYTDTADGVTSDLVDPTTGAVFATAPVSGRADLDQAYEAASAAFTDWRRTTPAERQRALLGIADAVEARSADLVAAESRNTGKPIPLTAAEEIPPMADHLRFFAGAARQLEGKAAGEYMADHTSWIRREPVGVIGQVAPWNYPMMMAVWKFAPAIAAGNTVVLKPSDTTPASTLLLAEIAAEFLPPGVLNVVCGDRDTGRALVSHPRPEMVAITGSVGAGQQVAAAAAGDVKRVHLELGGKAPVVVFDDADVAAAAEAIAIAAFFNAGQDCTAATRVLAAPSVHADLVAALTEQARNIVTTHAVGVHSEDALMPALNSARHFERVAAFLDRLPDHATLHTGGHRLGEEGFHYAPTVVSGLRQDDELVQHEVFGPVITVQEFPDEESALTLANDVPYGLASSVWTSDIGRALRFSRDLDFGCVWINTHIPLVAEMPHGGFKHSGYGKDLSQYGFEDYTRVKHVMASLAG; encoded by the coding sequence TTGAGCGAGAAGCAGCACCTGCGCAACTTCGTGGGCGGCGCGTACACCGACACCGCCGACGGCGTCACCAGCGACCTGGTCGACCCCACCACCGGCGCCGTCTTCGCCACCGCGCCCGTCTCGGGGCGCGCCGACCTCGACCAGGCGTACGAGGCCGCGTCGGCGGCGTTCACCGACTGGCGCCGCACGACGCCCGCCGAACGGCAGAGGGCGCTCCTCGGGATCGCCGACGCGGTGGAGGCCCGGTCCGCCGACCTGGTCGCCGCCGAGTCCCGCAACACCGGCAAGCCGATCCCGTTGACGGCCGCCGAGGAGATCCCGCCGATGGCCGACCACCTGCGGTTCTTCGCCGGGGCCGCCCGCCAGCTCGAAGGCAAGGCGGCCGGCGAGTACATGGCCGACCACACCTCGTGGATCCGCCGGGAACCGGTCGGCGTCATCGGCCAGGTCGCCCCCTGGAACTACCCGATGATGATGGCCGTCTGGAAGTTCGCGCCCGCGATCGCCGCCGGGAACACGGTCGTCCTCAAGCCCAGCGACACGACGCCGGCCTCCACGCTGCTGCTTGCCGAGATCGCCGCCGAGTTCCTGCCGCCGGGTGTGCTCAACGTGGTGTGCGGTGACCGTGACACGGGCCGCGCGCTGGTGTCCCACCCACGTCCCGAGATGGTCGCCATCACCGGCTCGGTCGGCGCCGGGCAGCAAGTGGCGGCGGCAGCAGCTGGTGACGTCAAGCGTGTTCACCTCGAACTCGGAGGCAAAGCACCGGTCGTCGTGTTCGACGACGCCGACGTCGCGGCCGCTGCCGAGGCCATCGCCATCGCGGCGTTCTTCAACGCAGGTCAGGACTGCACGGCCGCCACCCGGGTCCTGGCCGCGCCGTCCGTCCACGCCGACCTCGTGGCCGCCCTCACCGAGCAGGCCAGGAACATCGTCACGACACACGCGGTCGGCGTGCACAGCGAGGACGCCCTGATGCCGGCGCTCAACAGCGCGCGCCACTTCGAGCGGGTCGCCGCCTTCCTCGACCGGCTCCCCGACCATGCCACCCTGCACACCGGCGGCCATCGGCTGGGCGAGGAGGGCTTCCACTACGCTCCGACCGTGGTCTCCGGACTGCGGCAGGACGACGAACTGGTCCAGCACGAGGTGTTCGGACCGGTCATCACCGTGCAGGAGTTCCCCGACGAGGAGTCCGCCCTGACGCTGGCCAACGACGTGCCGTACGGCCTGGCGTCCTCGGTGTGGACCTCGGACATCGGCCGCGCCCTGCGGTTCAGCCGCGACCTGGACTTCGGCTGCGTCTGGATCAACACCCACATCCCGCTCGTCGCCGAGATGCCGCACGGCGGCTTCAAGCACTCCGGATACGGCAAGGACCTGTCGCAGTACGGGTTCGAGGACTACACCCGCGTGAAGCACGTGATGGCCTCCCTCGCGGGCTGA
- a CDS encoding ABC transporter permease translates to MTETQRPPVQELPTAPAVPPPAGAGALLRRLFVRWGILPVLLLALIITFAVIEPRFIASANITNVGRQLSFLGIVAIGQMLYLITRHYDLSNGACVALSSIVSATVMTSVAPGDPGTAILLGCLAGIAVGLVVGLVNALLIAVFRISAFMVTLGMASVASGAALMLSGGTPVVGLPPEFSRQFGTSMVLGVPFPTVVLLIALGAAYVFLNWTRVGRQAYAVGGNESAAFQSGVNVRRTLFTVMIIGSLLAALVGLMLTARMSTGEANVGVQYPLMSIIAAVLGGVTLDGGEGRVSGVLMGALFLVLLSNGMDLIRVQSYVQQILLGALLVTALLVDRLRKRMRLA, encoded by the coding sequence GTGACCGAGACCCAGAGACCGCCCGTCCAGGAGCTGCCGACGGCACCCGCCGTGCCGCCGCCCGCCGGAGCGGGCGCCCTGCTCCGGCGCCTCTTCGTCCGCTGGGGCATCCTGCCCGTGCTGCTGCTGGCGCTGATCATCACCTTCGCCGTGATCGAACCCCGGTTCATCGCCTCGGCGAACATCACCAACGTCGGCCGGCAGCTCAGTTTCCTGGGCATCGTCGCCATCGGCCAGATGCTGTACCTGATCACCCGTCACTACGACCTGTCGAACGGCGCCTGCGTCGCGCTGTCCTCCATCGTCAGCGCCACCGTGATGACCTCGGTCGCTCCCGGCGACCCGGGGACGGCGATCCTGCTGGGCTGCCTCGCGGGCATCGCGGTCGGGCTCGTCGTCGGACTCGTCAACGCCCTGCTCATCGCCGTGTTCCGGATCTCCGCGTTCATGGTGACCCTGGGCATGGCCTCGGTGGCCTCCGGCGCGGCCCTGATGCTGTCCGGTGGAACGCCCGTGGTAGGCCTGCCTCCTGAGTTCTCCCGGCAGTTCGGAACCTCGATGGTGCTCGGCGTGCCGTTCCCCACGGTTGTCCTGCTGATCGCCCTCGGCGCGGCCTACGTCTTCCTCAACTGGACGCGCGTCGGCCGCCAGGCGTACGCGGTCGGCGGCAACGAGAGCGCCGCGTTCCAGTCCGGCGTCAACGTGCGCCGCACCCTCTTCACCGTCATGATCATCGGAAGTCTGCTCGCCGCGCTGGTCGGGCTCATGCTGACCGCCCGGATGTCCACGGGCGAGGCGAACGTCGGTGTGCAGTACCCGTTGATGTCGATCATCGCGGCCGTACTCGGCGGAGTGACACTCGACGGCGGCGAGGGCCGGGTGTCCGGCGTGCTCATGGGTGCCCTCTTCCTCGTCCTGCTCAGCAACGGCATGGACCTGATCCGGGTCCAGAGCTACGTCCAGCAGATCCTGCTCGGCGCCCTGCTGGTGACCGCGCTGCTCGTGGACCGGCTCAGAAAGCGTATGCGGCTGGCCTGA
- a CDS encoding sugar ABC transporter ATP-binding protein, whose protein sequence is MTTQPASPAAGTGPALQPPRPTLSIRDLTKRFQAVTALRDVSVDFLPGQVHVLFGENGAGKSTLIKILAGVHRADEGTVLVDGVAASASSPQQARELGVTAVFQDPALVPQLTVAENLTLGREPGRAGMISRRERRRVAEQALRRVGSAIRPDAVTGDLRRAEQQIVEIARALQDSAKVLILDEPTASLTDEETDRLFTLVRGLRREGLAVIYITHRMKEIRAIGDVVTVLRDGAHVRTCPLDEIDDDGLVTLMTGRRLDALFPEIHHRPGAPVLELRGVSGEDVRGVDLTVRAGEIVGLAGLVGSGKGTIGRLCFGLARLDAGEVLIRGRSLGPRATPARHIAEGVMYYPADRKRDGLIGVRPAAENVSLSALGSWTGRGFLRRRAERRDTTAVLDRLTLRPMRPEALPLTFSGGNQQKIVLARGFTRPYRLHVFDEPTAGVDVGARADIYAAIRDLVDSGAGVLLISSDLPEVLNLAHRLYVITEGRVAAELSGDQLAEEIVLPHFFPQETGTTS, encoded by the coding sequence ATGACCACGCAACCAGCGTCGCCGGCGGCGGGCACCGGCCCGGCGCTCCAGCCGCCCCGGCCCACGCTCTCCATACGGGACCTGACGAAGCGTTTTCAGGCCGTCACCGCGCTGCGCGACGTGAGTGTGGACTTCCTGCCGGGACAGGTCCATGTCCTGTTCGGGGAGAACGGCGCCGGGAAATCGACCCTCATCAAGATCCTCGCCGGCGTGCACCGGGCGGACGAGGGCACGGTGCTCGTCGACGGCGTCGCTGCCAGCGCGTCGAGCCCCCAGCAGGCACGGGAGCTGGGCGTCACAGCGGTGTTCCAGGACCCCGCGCTGGTTCCGCAGTTGACGGTCGCCGAGAACCTGACGCTGGGCCGGGAGCCGGGCCGCGCAGGGATGATCTCCCGGCGCGAGCGGCGGCGCGTCGCGGAGCAGGCGCTTCGCCGCGTCGGCTCCGCCATCCGGCCCGACGCGGTCACCGGCGATCTGCGCCGGGCGGAGCAGCAGATCGTGGAGATCGCCCGTGCCCTCCAGGACTCGGCGAAGGTGCTGATCCTCGACGAACCCACCGCCTCCCTCACCGACGAGGAGACCGACCGGCTGTTCACGCTGGTACGCGGATTGCGCCGGGAAGGGCTCGCCGTCATCTACATCACCCACCGGATGAAGGAGATCCGCGCCATCGGCGATGTGGTCACCGTCCTGCGCGACGGCGCCCATGTGCGGACCTGTCCGCTCGACGAGATCGACGACGACGGCCTGGTCACCCTGATGACGGGCCGCAGACTGGACGCCCTCTTCCCGGAGATCCACCACCGGCCGGGCGCCCCTGTCCTGGAGTTGCGCGGCGTCAGCGGCGAAGACGTGCGCGGCGTCGACCTGACCGTGCGGGCCGGGGAGATCGTCGGACTCGCCGGCCTGGTCGGATCGGGCAAGGGGACGATCGGACGGCTCTGCTTCGGCCTGGCCCGCCTCGACGCGGGCGAAGTGCTGATCCGGGGCAGATCCCTCGGCCCCCGGGCGACTCCCGCCCGGCATATCGCCGAAGGCGTCATGTACTACCCGGCGGACCGCAAGCGCGACGGTCTGATCGGCGTCCGGCCCGCCGCCGAGAACGTGTCCCTGTCGGCGCTGGGCAGTTGGACCGGCCGCGGGTTCCTCCGGCGCCGCGCGGAGCGCCGGGACACCACCGCCGTCCTCGACCGTCTCACGCTGCGCCCGATGCGGCCGGAGGCGCTGCCGCTCACTTTCTCCGGCGGCAACCAGCAGAAGATCGTACTGGCCCGCGGCTTCACCCGGCCCTACAGACTGCACGTCTTCGACGAGCCGACCGCCGGCGTGGATGTCGGCGCCCGCGCCGACATCTACGCGGCGATACGCGACCTCGTCGATTCCGGCGCGGGTGTCCTGCTGATCTCCTCCGACCTGCCCGAGGTGCTCAACCTCGCCCACCGCCTCTATGTGATCACCGAGGGCCGGGTCGCCGCGGAACTCTCCGGCGACCAGCTCGCCGAGGAGATCGTGCTGCCCCACTTCTTCCCTCAAGAGACCGGAACGACATCGTGA
- the torT gene encoding TMAO reductase system periplasmic protein TorT, which produces MATNLPRRRALLAAAVACSLGLAACSQEGSRAAGRDQPSPKPAPAQAAGLFADPAKNTPDALRAAVTKKDWAVPVQVIDCASPGCDGHRTPGVYTPLPKDQIKGDWTVCALLPHVKDPYWLGQNEALVAEAKRTGVHLQVYEAGGYTEVGKQLDQLSNCVAKGADAVLIGAVSNEALNPKIEEIADQGVVVIDTVNGVTSKKVHGRALFDYCTLGGSLAKYLKAQGDPVNGVWFPGPSGVGSLEQLMSCFKDQAKGSDIRVLGTKYGDTGKDTQLNLVENALGAYPGMDYVLGSATTADAAHGVLKERGLSRKVRTASYYFTPDVYALLKSGDATCASAGNDLILSRIAMDMALRVLENKPFVGGPYIGTNAQVICGPAAGAKADNLSELVQELNLPSAGFRPVFNVR; this is translated from the coding sequence ATGGCAACCAACCTTCCCCGCCGGCGTGCGCTGCTGGCCGCCGCCGTGGCCTGCTCGCTAGGACTCGCTGCTTGCTCCCAGGAAGGTTCGCGTGCGGCCGGCAGGGACCAGCCCTCGCCCAAGCCCGCCCCGGCCCAGGCGGCCGGCCTGTTCGCCGACCCCGCGAAGAACACCCCGGACGCGCTGCGGGCGGCTGTGACCAAGAAGGACTGGGCTGTTCCCGTCCAGGTGATCGACTGTGCGTCACCCGGCTGCGACGGCCACCGCACACCGGGCGTCTACACCCCGTTGCCCAAGGACCAGATCAAGGGCGACTGGACGGTGTGCGCCCTGCTCCCCCACGTCAAGGACCCCTACTGGCTGGGGCAGAACGAGGCCCTGGTCGCCGAGGCCAAGCGCACCGGCGTCCACCTCCAGGTGTACGAGGCGGGCGGTTATACCGAGGTCGGCAAACAGCTCGACCAGCTCTCCAACTGCGTGGCAAAGGGCGCCGACGCGGTGCTGATCGGCGCGGTGAGCAACGAGGCGCTGAACCCGAAGATCGAGGAGATCGCCGACCAGGGCGTCGTCGTGATCGACACAGTCAACGGCGTCACTTCCAAGAAGGTGCACGGCCGGGCCCTGTTCGACTACTGCACGCTCGGCGGCAGCCTCGCGAAGTACCTCAAGGCGCAAGGCGATCCTGTCAACGGCGTCTGGTTCCCCGGTCCTTCGGGAGTCGGTTCCCTGGAGCAGTTGATGTCCTGCTTCAAGGACCAGGCCAAGGGGAGCGACATCAGGGTGCTCGGCACCAAGTACGGCGACACCGGCAAGGACACCCAGCTCAACCTGGTGGAGAACGCCCTCGGCGCCTACCCCGGGATGGACTACGTCCTCGGGAGCGCCACCACGGCCGACGCGGCCCACGGGGTACTGAAGGAACGGGGTCTGAGCCGCAAGGTCCGCACCGCCTCGTACTACTTCACGCCTGATGTGTACGCGCTGCTGAAGTCTGGGGACGCCACCTGCGCCAGCGCGGGCAACGACCTGATCCTGTCCCGCATCGCGATGGACATGGCGTTGCGCGTGCTGGAGAACAAGCCGTTTGTCGGCGGTCCCTACATCGGTACCAACGCGCAGGTGATCTGCGGCCCGGCTGCCGGGGCGAAGGCCGACAACCTCAGCGAGCTGGTCCAGGAACTGAACCTTCCGTCGGCGGGTTTCCGGCCCGTCTTCAACGTCAGATGA
- a CDS encoding TetR/AcrR family transcriptional regulator, whose translation MRVPTTERRLQIIEAAVELMRRNGVDQVTLRAIAQQAGAPLATLHYCFRDKDELMRAAADHWLERFVHDPVPDEVPLEGGLRAVMDRISAAFWTLIETTPADLRAQIELVTWAVRDGTHPALAESMYSRYEVTLGDVFARALDAAGQRSEVDPRVLARGYIAAVDGAVLQHISEPASPRPREVFDLMVEALLLRAGIIER comes from the coding sequence GTGCGGGTTCCCACCACCGAGCGGCGGCTACAAATCATCGAAGCGGCTGTTGAGCTGATGCGGCGCAACGGCGTCGACCAGGTCACGCTGCGCGCCATCGCGCAACAGGCGGGTGCGCCGCTCGCCACGCTCCACTACTGCTTCCGCGACAAGGACGAGCTGATGCGCGCGGCGGCCGATCACTGGCTCGAACGCTTCGTCCACGACCCGGTCCCCGACGAGGTTCCGCTGGAGGGCGGTCTACGGGCGGTCATGGACCGGATCTCGGCCGCGTTCTGGACGCTGATCGAGACCACTCCGGCCGACCTGCGAGCCCAGATCGAACTGGTCACCTGGGCCGTACGGGACGGAACGCACCCGGCGCTCGCCGAGTCGATGTACTCGCGCTACGAGGTGACGCTCGGCGACGTGTTCGCCCGGGCGCTGGACGCTGCGGGCCAGCGCTCCGAGGTCGACCCCCGGGTGTTGGCGCGCGGCTACATCGCCGCGGTGGACGGCGCGGTCCTCCAGCACATCTCGGAGCCCGCCTCTCCCCGCCCACGTGAGGTGTTCGACCTCATGGTGGAGGCGCTGCTGCTGCGGGCGGGCATCATCGAACGGTGA